The DNA region AGTTCGTTTCAGCGCTGGTCTTGACCGTCTTCGACTCCACGGTGCAGGGAGTCGTTTCTGCGCTCGAGTCTCCACCTGGGCGGAGCCCCCATGCGCGGACGGTGACCCTCCACGAGTGGTTCGCGCGCCTTCCGGCGGCGGACCAGCGATTCGTGGTTGAGGTAGTCCGTGATGCGAGTCACAGCGCGCTCTTCGGCGTGCTGTCGGTGCTCGACGGAGTGCGCGCAATCGACGGGCCTCCGCATGCCGACCTGGCCCTGACTGCAACCGACGGACAGGGCAGCCGCATCCTGAACGAGGGCGGCGACCTACACGACCTACTCAACGCCCTCGTGCACCCGCCGTCGGAACCTTTGGCCGGCGAGTAAGGCTGGACGCGGCTCCGGTGAAGCAACGCCGTCGAAGGCTGCCCGAGGCGCACGCACATCGGCAGGAGCGCGGACGGCGGCATGTCCGCGTGCCACCTGGGGCTGTTGACTATCGGGGTGACGTTCACCCCGATGCCGCCCGAACTCGCGACCGGGCGGTTCATCCTGACGCGCGAGACGCTCGCCGACGCGGCGTGGCTCGCCGATCTGTTCACCGCACGGGGCGGCAGCACCGTCACTGAGGCCGAGGCTCGTTCACGAGTCGCCGCCATGCACGAGCTCACCAGCACCCACGGCATCGGCGCCTACGTCCTGCGGCCCAGGGCCGGGGGCGCACCGGCGGGCTACGTCGCCATCATCATCGGTCGCGGCACCGTCGAGGAATCCGAGATCACCGTCGCGTCGCGCCACCAGCGCATCCGCCCGCACACCCCGCGGCACAACGGCAAAGTGGAGAGATACAACCGGATCCTGGCCGAGGAGCTCCTCTACGCCCGCATCTGGACCAGCGAGGCCGAACGCGCCGCAGCGATCAAGATCTGGAACGTCCACTACAACTACCATCGGCCCCACACCGCCGCCGGCGACCAGCCCCCGGCCTCACGCCTCCACGCAGGCGTCACCAACGTCATGAGCCAGAACACCTGATATGGAGGGACCCGCTGTCAAGTGGGCAGGGTGAGGCGCCGCCCGGATGGGTTCTGGGCGGCGCCTCCTTGTTGACTCTGTGGCCCCGGGGTCCGGTGAGCGTGTCGTTGGCGACGCGCGGTCAGACTGATATGCGCGGGTTGGCTACCGCAGGACGGGCTGTTCGGCAGGAGCGGATCGCGGGTCTAGAGTCGGGCGTCGCGAGCCTGGGGGCTCGTTGCTCATAGGAGTTTCGCGGGTCGCTCCACGCGCTGCTACCGGTCTGGGGTCAGGAGTCAGATCGTGGGCCTGGTGGTTCAGCGGGCCGTCGTGTGGTCCTCGAGGGTGGCCAGTGACCAGCACCAGCCGGCGAGCTCGCGGGCGATGGCGACGTTGGCGATCACGGGTCGCTTGTGGTGTTCGTCGAACCGGACCCAGCGGGCGTGCAGACGCCGGTTCCCCTCGTCACCGCGGGCGCGGGCAGCCGGTGAGGCCAGGTCCCAGCGGGCCAACATGGTCGCACCGGGTCGGTAGCGGGCCCGGTGGTGCCAGGCTGCTTCGACCAGCAGCCGACGGGCGTGGGTGTTGCCGGTCTTGGTGATCGAGCCCTGCACCCGGCGGGCCCCCGAGGAGTGCTCGCTGGGGACCAGACCGACGAAGGAGCCGATGGTGTTGCCGGTGAACCGGTGCCAGTCACCGATCTCGACCGCCAGGGCGAACGACGTCAACGTCGAGACACCCCGCAGGCAGCTCAACCGCCGCACGACCGGGGTGAACTCGCTGTCCGTGGCCATCGCGGTGATCGCAGCGTCGAGCCGGTCGCGGCGCGCATCGGTGGCGAGCACGGCGTCGTAGTCGGACTCGAAGGCCATCTGCACCGCCGGGGCCTCGAAGTGCTGGCGTCGTAGCCACCCGTCGTGGGTCCCGGTCCACGCCTGCCCGCCGTCGTAGACGATCCCGTGGCGCAGCAGCAGCTTCGAGAGCCGGTGCCGGGCTCGCATCAAGTCCCCGCGGCAGTCCTCTCGCGCCCGGACCAGGTCCCGGGCCGCCTCCTGGTCCTCGGAGGGAATGACCACGGCGGTGATCTCGTCCAGCCGCAACAGCCGGGCGAGGTGCACCGCGTCCCTGGCGTCGGTCTTGACCCGATCCCCCGACGGTCGCTGCAACTTCGAGGGAGCCGCGACCACGCACCGAATCCCGTCCGCCTTCAGTGCCCGCGCGAGCCCGAAGCCGGTCGGCCCGGCCTCATACGTCGCCGCGACCGGACCCGGCAACGCGCCTATCCACCCGCGGATGTGCTCGTGCGAGGGCGTCAACCTCGCCTGGAACAGCTCGCCCGTCACGCCATCGATCGCAGCCGCCGCGACCGACCGTGCGTGCACGTCGAGCCCCACACTCGTACGCTCAGAGAACACCGGGGCCTCCCACACATGTCGGATAGGCCGAGCAGGCAGCCCCTACTCGGTAACCCACGAGATTGCGTGAGTGAGGCCCCGGCCCGCAACCACCCACACCCGGGCGGTCACTCCATACCGTCTAGTCCGGTCTCGGCGAGTTCCTCGGCGAGCTCCACGCCCCCCGCCGTACGGACGCGTGGCGACGAGGGTCACCCGCCGGCTCGTGGGCGGTGCCCGGGTGTCCTGATGGTCGATGCCGGCACGGGCCAGCTGGTGCCAGAGGCGGACACGCGCGTCCTCCTGCGGTGGCCTGCCGCCCGCTGTGGTTGTCCTGAGGGCCAAGCAGCCACCGGCCGATCAGGCGGACTCGCGCACCACCAGCGTGAGGCCGATGCGACGGCGTTCACGCGAACCGGCAGGCGCCCGGCCGGAGAGGATGTTGTCAACGAGCTCGATGGCATGCTGTGCGAGTGCCGTCTTGTCGATCGAGAGACTTGTGAGCTCCGGTGTGACAAGGGTCCCGATATCCAAGCCGTCCGTGCCCACCACCGCGATGTCACCGGGAACGGCAGTCCCGGCCCGCGCGAACCCCTTCAACGCGCCGATCGCCATGACGTCGTTGTACACAAGGACCGCGTCCGCCTCCGGGTAGTGACCGAGCAGCTCTTGAGCTGCGCGGACTCCGCCCTCATGGGTTTCGTCTGCGCGGAACTCGGATCGACTGGTCCAGGGCAGCCCGTGCTCGTGCAGGTAGTCGCGGTACGACTCGCGCCGCGACGAGGCAATGTGGCTCGAATCGATCATGGCGATCCGGCAACGTCCGCTCGCCGTCAAGTGATCGAGGGCCGCACGGACGCCTGCCTGGTAGTCGATCTCGACAATGGCATCCACCTGATCGTCCGACGAACCATCCAAGATGACGATGGGAATGCCGAGAGCTTTTCCGCGAAGGGCATCCTCGGGAAGTAGTCCAATGGTATCCGTACGGCAGCCTGTGAGCACGAGCGCGTCAACACGTTGCACCATCGACTCGAGCCGAGCGCGAGCCTTTTCTTCCTCGTCTCCGATGTCGCACAGGATGACACTCCAACCTTGCTCCGAAGCGATGCGGCTCAGTGCCGATGCGAGCTCGGGATAGTACGGATTGCGAAGGTCTTCCATGACCAGGCCGATGGTCACATCGCGACCACGCACCAAGCCTTGCGCGGCGCGATTGGGGCGGTAGTTCAGCTGACGGGCAACCCGAACAACCCGTTCGCGCGTTGCGGCGCTGACATCGGGAAGACCGTTGAGGGCTCGGGTCACGGTCTGTCGGGAGACGCCGGCGACCCGGGCCACGTCAAGGATGGTGGTCGCTGCAACGCTGATTGCCATGAACTGACAGTACTGGTAGCGTCGCCGTGAACGTTCACGGTCGCGCCGCGACGCAGGTCACATCGCCGTGAACGTTCACGACGATCGCGCCGGTCACGCTGGTGCGTACGGACGCGTAAGGGCTTCCTCGTGCCCTCGGTTGTCTCCAGCGGGACGGGTAGCAGCCAGCCACGTCAACTATTCAAGAAGGAACCTTCCGCGTGATGACCTCCACGACGACTCCAGTTCAGCGACCACCCCGGGAGGCTGTCCGCGCCCGCGCCGGCGTGGCGATGCTGTTCTTCACCAACGGCGCCATCTTCGCCAACCTCCTGCCGAGGTACCCCGAGGTCAAGGCCGGCCTCCACCTCAGCAACGCCGCGTTCGGCCTCGCTGTCGCCGCGTTCCCCCTCGGCGCACTTCTCGCCGGTTTGACGGCCGGGATGCTGGTGCGCAGGTTCCGCTCGGCCAGGGTGGCGATCGTTGCAGCCGTGTTGTCGGCGGTCGGAATCCTGATCGCCGGGGTGGCGCCCGCCTGGATCGCACTGGCCGGAGGGCTCTTCCTCGCCGGAGCGATGGATTCGATCACCGACGTCGCTCAGAACTCGCACGGGCTACGCGTCCAAAGGCTCTACAAACGGTCGATCCTGAACTCCTTCCACGCGGTGTGGAGCGTCGGGGCGGTCCTTGGCGGGGTTCTCGGCGCGGTCGCCGCGCAGCTCGCCGTGCCCGTGGCGCTGCAGCTCGCCGGCTCGGCCGTGCTCTTCAGCCTCATGGCCGTGGCCGCCAACTGGTTCTTGTTGCCCGGTGCAGAGCCCGTCGACCTCGAGCCCGCCTTGGCTCCTGACGTCGGGTCGCCTCGCTCGAGGCATAGGCCGGAACTGCTCGCCAGGTACGGGGTTCTCGCCGCGCTCGTGGTAATCGCCGCGTCGGGTGCCATCGTGGAGGACGCGGGAAGCTCCTGGTCGGCCATCTACCTGTCGGGTTCCCTGAAGGCATCGGCGTTCGTCGCCGGCGTCGGCTTCATTGCCCTCCAGGGGATGCAGTTCGTCGGGCGGATCTGCGGCGACCGGCTCGTCGACCGCTTCGGCCAGCGCCCGGTGGCACGCACGGGTGGGTTGGTCGTCTTCGTCGGGATGGGCGTTGCCCTGGCCGTCCCCACGGTCCTCGGGACGGTGGTCGGATTCGGTCTCGCCGGCCTCGGTGTCGCGACTCTCATCCCGGCGGCAATGCACGCTGCCGACGAACTTCCAGGATTTCGACGTGGCACGGGACTCACCATCGTCAGCTGGCTGCTGCGGGTCGGCTTTCTTGTGTCGCCCCCCGTCGTCGGCGCGATAGCCGATGCGTCCTCCCTCCGCCTCGGCCTGCTCGTCGTGCCCGCCGCCGGACTGCTCGTCATGGTGTCCTCACGCGTGCTCTCCGGCAGAGTGACACGGTCCGCCAACAACGAGTCCGCGGACCAATCGGCAGCGGGTCATGTGTATTCGTAATGCGCCGGCCGGAGTGCCGTTCGACAGGTGGACCACCGGCGCGGCCGCGACCCCGACGGCAACGCCGTCAGCTGGTCACTTCCACGTGAGCCGCGACGACTGAGCCCGAACGCAGGCGTGAGCGCGGGTGACGGGGATCAGGTGGGTCATCTCGCTCACCCGTGCACTCATCTGCTCCACCCGGGCTCGGAACCCGGCGTTGCGCGCCGCCGACCCGCGAAGACCTGGTGGGGAGGCTCTCCGCCCGGGCCGCCTCCCCACCAGGTCGGTCTCACGCGGTCGGCCGCCAGGGCCCCCAGGGACTTGCAGCGGGCTCCTGGTTGCGGGTCCACCACTGCGCCACGTACCTGACGCCGTCGTGGAGCACCTCGTCGCCCCCGCCGAAGATGCGCGACGGGGTCCAGACCGCGGTGCCGTCCGGCGCGGTGACGATCTCCTGCCACGGCCCCCACGGGTTGCCCGGCTCCTGGTTGCGGGTCCACCACGACGCCAGAAACTCCGCGCCCTGGTACGACACCAGGTCACCCGCGAGGTAGGTGGCGCCCGGATCCCACTCCGGTGCCGGCGGGGCCGGCACCAGCCGGACAGCGTTGAACAGGGACGGGTCCTTCGATCTGACGATGCCGCCGCCCCACTCTGCCCACGTCCGGCCCGCCCCGTCGTTCTCGTTGATCGCGAGCGACGAGCCGAACAGGCCGTCGCCCGGGTCCCAGCCGCCGAGGCTCGACCACGGCAGGGCGACCTCGTAGACAGTCAGGGATGCGGCATCGTCCCGCGTCACCGCCACCTGGGCGCCGGGAATCGACCCGGTGCCGCCGGCCGGTAGCCACCGGTACAGCTCCGACCCTTCGGGGGTCAGCGCGACGCCGATCTCGTTGTAGGTCCGCAGCTCTTCGCCTGGCGCACCGGCGACGAACGTCAGCTGCAGGGAGTCGCCCTGCCAGATGTTCCCACCGGTCGCCCGCTGGTGGTGCACGTCGTCGGTCACGGCCGCACTGAGGTACAGGGCGTCGGCGTCCCACGTGTACCAGGCCGTCGCCTCGAGCACACCCTCGTCGAGGCCGAAGGTGACGGAGCTGAGGCCGGCGAGGTCGTCGAGCACCCCGTCGACCGCGATCCGCCGTTCGCCGGCGTCGGTGACGTCGCCGACCGGCGCCACGACGCCGGCCGCCGTGAGGTCGTCGTGCCCCGCCACGCGCGCGGTGGCGCTCCAGGTGACCCGCTCGGCCAGGTCGCCGAGCGGTACGTCGACGACGAGCGCCGACCCTCCCACGACTTCGGCCCCGGTGCCGTCCTGCCCGGCGGCATCGCCGATCGTCCAGTCGATCCCGTCGACGGTGAACGAGCCCGCCGCACGGTTCGAGAGGCGCAGGCGCAGGGTCTGGGCACCGTCCTGGTCGATCGTGTGCGTGCCGGTCAGGGCCAGCGCCTTCTGGACATCGACCTCGGCGCTGAGCACACCCCGCGGGTCGCCGTCGACCGACAGCTCCCCCACCACCCGCACGGGCCCGGCAGCGGCTGGTGCGGCGAGGGTGAAGGCAAGGGTCCCGGTCTCGCCGGCGGCGACCGTCTGGACCACGGGCTCGGCCAGCCCGTCGACGGTCAGCACGTACTCCTGCCCGGCGGTCCCGGCGGTGTTGTCCGCCGTCCATCGCACGGTGATCGGCTGTCCGACGAACGCCTCGTCGATCGTCAGCGCCGACGCGTCCGCGGCCACCGCCTCGACGACGCCGGAGACGTACACCGGTTCGTCGTCGAGCTGGAGGACCACCGCACCGTCGCCCGTGGCGGGGTACGCCGTGGCGGCCCCGTACTGAGTGGTCACCGTGAACGGTGCGCCCGAGCGGATGCCGACGGATTCGTCCTGCTCGGCCCACAGCACGCGCAGGTCGGGGTCTCCTGCGCCGGAGGCGTACGTCAGCTGCCAGACCGAGTCGATCGTCTGGTCTCGCCCGACGAACGTGACGTCGTCGAGGAAGGAGGTCGCGGTCGCGTAGGCGACGTACGCAGGCTTGGGTGTCAGGCCACCGAGCTCGTCGTCCGGGTGATGGATCAGCCCGAAGTTGTTCTCGGTGTTCGCGTCGTCGACGCCGTCGTTCTGCAGGTCATACCAGACGTACCGGCCGACGCCGTGGGCGGCCGCGATCGCCGCCGACTTGGTCAGGTTGCTCGCCTGGCCGGCCTCCGTGATCGCCCGGACGTTGCTGCCCGTCGGCCAGCCGTGCTCGGTCACCCACAGCGGGATCGGCTCGCCGTCGTTGTACTGGCGCA from Cellulomonas sp. KRMCY2 includes:
- a CDS encoding LacI family DNA-binding transcriptional regulator, whose translation is MAISVAATTILDVARVAGVSRQTVTRALNGLPDVSAATRERVVRVARQLNYRPNRAAQGLVRGRDVTIGLVMEDLRNPYYPELASALSRIASEQGWSVILCDIGDEEEKARARLESMVQRVDALVLTGCRTDTIGLLPEDALRGKALGIPIVILDGSSDDQVDAIVEIDYQAGVRAALDHLTASGRCRIAMIDSSHIASSRRESYRDYLHEHGLPWTSRSEFRADETHEGGVRAAQELLGHYPEADAVLVYNDVMAIGALKGFARAGTAVPGDIAVVGTDGLDIGTLVTPELTSLSIDKTALAQHAIELVDNILSGRAPAGSRERRRIGLTLVVRESA
- a CDS encoding carbohydrate-binding protein, which encodes MAATRRRRLVAAIAAVATAMGVAAIAIVATPATAAGTSTLVGGFESDAERWWATGTAAASFARVPAADAPEGSQVGQVQLTDTVSGLYEIVRPLPLAVGSLSFAIKAPDLERIVVRLIDATGRAHQTEHILDATEDWQVVTMSDPTAGDAYIAWGGVDGAGWQDPAVQLSLLVDTRWVRDPRPAQATIQVDDVRVVSPAVPTGPLTLSQTTVGNVVVGDAPVTIGYSTTGDALRWTLRDASGTTVGAGELADPGPDGVLPLDVGPGWYSLTVQALADGAVIATESTTLAKVAGHTAAEDSPFGVATHYAWDSWTTDSVPLVTAAGLGTVRDEVSWSSLEQQRGVYDWSVAAWTDVPTGAGLDLLLIPGYGNPHYDGGDKPTSPEAIAAYSAYAAALAERYQDVSAGIEIWNEWDLSIGNTTAGSPEAYVELLRAAAPAVRDVAPGLPIIGPAVAMLSTDWLERTFQLGALDYVDGIVLHAYSYPAPAEALDATLTAVDALVRQYNDGEPIPLWVTEHGWPTGSNVRAITEAGQASNLTKSAAIAAAHGVGRYVWYDLQNDGVDDANTENNFGLIHHPDDELGGLTPKPAYVAYATATSFLDDVTFVGRDQTIDSVWQLTYASGAGDPDLRVLWAEQDESVGIRSGAPFTVTTQYGAATAYPATGDGAVVLQLDDEPVYVSGVVEAVAADASALTIDEAFVGQPITVRWTADNTAGTAGQEYVLTVDGLAEPVVQTVAAGETGTLAFTLAAPAAAGPVRVVGELSVDGDPRGVLSAEVDVQKALALTGTHTIDQDGAQTLRLRLSNRAAGSFTVDGIDWTIGDAAGQDGTGAEVVGGSALVVDVPLGDLAERVTWSATARVAGHDDLTAAGVVAPVGDVTDAGERRIAVDGVLDDLAGLSSVTFGLDEGVLEATAWYTWDADALYLSAAVTDDVHHQRATGGNIWQGDSLQLTFVAGAPGEELRTYNEIGVALTPEGSELYRWLPAGGTGSIPGAQVAVTRDDAASLTVYEVALPWSSLGGWDPGDGLFGSSLAINENDGAGRTWAEWGGGIVRSKDPSLFNAVRLVPAPPAPEWDPGATYLAGDLVSYQGAEFLASWWTRNQEPGNPWGPWQEIVTAPDGTAVWTPSRIFGGGDEVLHDGVRYVAQWWTRNQEPAASPWGPWRPTA
- a CDS encoding MFS transporter, with protein sequence MTSTTTPVQRPPREAVRARAGVAMLFFTNGAIFANLLPRYPEVKAGLHLSNAAFGLAVAAFPLGALLAGLTAGMLVRRFRSARVAIVAAVLSAVGILIAGVAPAWIALAGGLFLAGAMDSITDVAQNSHGLRVQRLYKRSILNSFHAVWSVGAVLGGVLGAVAAQLAVPVALQLAGSAVLFSLMAVAANWFLLPGAEPVDLEPALAPDVGSPRSRHRPELLARYGVLAALVVIAASGAIVEDAGSSWSAIYLSGSLKASAFVAGVGFIALQGMQFVGRICGDRLVDRFGQRPVARTGGLVVFVGMGVALAVPTVLGTVVGFGLAGLGVATLIPAAMHAADELPGFRRGTGLTIVSWLLRVGFLVSPPVVGAIADASSLRLGLLVVPAAGLLVMVSSRVLSGRVTRSANNESADQSAAGHVYS
- a CDS encoding IS110 family transposase; translation: MFSERTSVGLDVHARSVAAAAIDGVTGELFQARLTPSHEHIRGWIGALPGPVAATYEAGPTGFGLARALKADGIRCVVAAPSKLQRPSGDRVKTDARDAVHLARLLRLDEITAVVIPSEDQEAARDLVRAREDCRGDLMRARHRLSKLLLRHGIVYDGGQAWTGTHDGWLRRQHFEAPAVQMAFESDYDAVLATDARRDRLDAAITAMATDSEFTPVVRRLSCLRGVSTLTSFALAVEIGDWHRFTGNTIGSFVGLVPSEHSSGARRVQGSITKTGNTHARRLLVEAAWHHRARYRPGATMLARWDLASPAARARGDEGNRRLHARWVRFDEHHKRPVIANVAIARELAGWCWSLATLEDHTTAR